A genomic window from Bacillus mesophilus includes:
- a CDS encoding AEC family transporter, giving the protein MDVFILIVTYIMFPIFFTVGLGMFLHRKFNLDLQTLSKLSTYFLLPAVCFTNIYQGDITFTLLGQIIFFLLLNTCLLIVISIVLSKINRFEGGLAASFKNSIVLSNAGNFGIPVSQLVFHQQPIGLSIAIIVSAYQNIVTFTYGLFNSASRGDKGTDTFKEVIRQPIIYALIVAMILKWGNLKIPMFIWQPLESISNAFLAIALVTLGAQIAYLKIEKISKALLLSIVGKLILSPLVACLLIFILGLEGITAQALLIASSFPTSRNSALLALEYNNAPEFAAQAVLLTTILSSITVTIVVSVSTLLY; this is encoded by the coding sequence ATGGACGTCTTTATCTTGATCGTGACATATATAATGTTTCCTATTTTTTTTACTGTGGGACTCGGTATGTTTTTGCACCGGAAATTCAACTTAGATCTACAGACACTTTCTAAGCTCAGTACATATTTTTTACTACCGGCTGTATGTTTTACCAATATTTATCAGGGGGATATTACCTTTACACTATTAGGACAGATTATATTTTTTTTACTATTAAATACGTGCTTATTAATTGTTATTAGCATCGTATTATCTAAGATTAATAGATTTGAAGGCGGCTTAGCTGCCAGCTTTAAAAATAGTATCGTGCTCAGTAACGCTGGGAACTTTGGAATCCCTGTTAGTCAGCTTGTTTTTCATCAGCAGCCAATCGGTTTATCTATTGCAATTATTGTTTCAGCTTATCAAAATATTGTCACGTTCACCTATGGATTGTTTAACTCTGCTTCTAGAGGAGACAAAGGAACAGATACCTTTAAGGAAGTGATAAGGCAACCCATCATTTATGCTTTGATTGTTGCGATGATTTTGAAATGGGGAAACTTAAAAATCCCTATGTTTATTTGGCAACCGTTGGAAAGTATTTCAAATGCATTTTTAGCGATCGCTCTAGTCACTCTTGGAGCACAAATTGCCTACTTGAAAATTGAAAAAATCTCTAAAGCCTTATTACTAAGTATAGTAGGGAAGCTTATACTCTCCCCACTAGTTGCTTGCCTTCTTATTTTTATATTAGGACTAGAAGGAATTACAGCACAGGCACTCCTAATTGCAAGTTCTTTTCCCACTTCTAGAAATAGTGCATTGTTAGCACTAGAGTATAACAATGCACCTGAATTTGCCGCACAAGCAGTTTTATTAACCACCATCTTAAGTAGTATCACCGTAACGATTGTGGTGTCAGTTTCAACTTTATTATACTGA